In Nonomuraea sp. NBC_00507, the following are encoded in one genomic region:
- a CDS encoding 4'-phosphopantetheinyl transferase family protein produces the protein MIERILPPAVAVAEAYGDPPGVRLHPEEVACVTRALRGRRQEFATGRHLARSGLVRLGLPPVCIPKGERGAPRWPEGVVGSITHCAGYRAAAVARTDDLLALGIDAEPHGPLPSEVLTLVATSAEGARLERLARDNPRVAWDRVLFSAKESVFKAWYPLAGSFLDYDAVDVVVEEATASFVGRLLVPGPFVAGERLRELTGRFAVQGGLVVTTVTLDAA, from the coding sequence GTGATCGAGCGGATACTCCCGCCCGCCGTGGCGGTGGCCGAGGCGTACGGCGACCCGCCGGGGGTGCGGCTGCACCCGGAGGAGGTGGCCTGCGTGACGCGGGCGCTGCGCGGCCGCCGCCAGGAGTTCGCGACCGGGCGCCACCTGGCCCGGTCCGGCCTCGTCCGGCTCGGGTTGCCGCCGGTTTGCATCCCCAAGGGTGAGCGTGGCGCGCCGCGCTGGCCGGAGGGGGTGGTGGGCAGCATCACGCACTGCGCCGGATACCGGGCCGCCGCGGTGGCGCGAACGGACGACCTGCTCGCGCTCGGCATCGACGCCGAGCCGCATGGGCCTCTGCCTTCCGAGGTGCTGACGCTCGTGGCCACGTCGGCGGAGGGCGCAAGGCTCGAAAGGCTGGCCCGCGACAACCCGCGGGTAGCCTGGGACCGGGTGCTGTTCAGCGCGAAGGAGTCGGTGTTCAAGGCGTGGTATCCGCTGGCCGGGTCGTTTCTCGACTACGACGCCGTCGATGTGGTGGTCGAGGAGGCCACGGCGTCCTTTGTGGGTCGTCTGCTGGTGCCGGGGCCTTTCGTGGCCGGTGAGCGGCTGCGGGAGCTTACGGGGCGCTTCGCCGTACAGGGTGGGCTGGTGGTCACTACGGTCACACTTGACGCGGCCTGA
- a CDS encoding response regulator transcription factor, which translates to MDALPLSDNLAYIREVAKRTEVLVLNNGDDTDSYLHAGASGVIGKRATAERVVSAVRAVASGTRFVPVECEVRPMLERHEAPGCHLSEREEQVLRQISRGLTHGQIATRLGISPHTVDTYVKRIRTKLGVGNKAELTRAALLGRLVGSENAGAENGHVTNLAAAHDGPAIRE; encoded by the coding sequence GTGGACGCGCTTCCGCTCTCCGACAATCTGGCCTACATCAGGGAAGTGGCCAAGCGCACCGAAGTCCTGGTCCTGAACAACGGCGACGACACCGACAGCTACCTGCACGCGGGAGCGTCGGGTGTCATCGGCAAGCGGGCGACGGCCGAGCGAGTGGTCTCGGCGGTGCGGGCCGTGGCGTCCGGCACCCGCTTCGTTCCCGTCGAATGCGAAGTACGGCCCATGCTCGAACGCCACGAGGCGCCCGGCTGTCACCTCTCCGAGCGGGAGGAACAGGTGCTCCGCCAGATCTCCAGGGGCCTGACACACGGGCAGATCGCCACGCGGCTCGGCATCAGCCCCCACACGGTCGACACCTACGTCAAACGGATCAGGACCAAGCTCGGCGTGGGCAACAAGGCCGAGCTCACCCGCGCGGCCCTGCTGGGCCGTCTGGTCGGAAGCGAGAACGCAGGAGCCGAGAACGGCCACGTGACCAACCTCGCGGCGGCACACGACGGCCCGGCGATCCGGGAGTGA
- a CDS encoding aminotransferase — protein MRLNPRTVRQIDSPFGEAGELESRRRGERDLLDLSQAAPCYPAAPAVVEHIAAVARDPHGGDYTDIAGLPHLREAFAADLSRSYLSHVRAEQIVITAGCNQAFCLAVSVLAEAGDEVVLAVPYYPNHDMWLRLNGIRPVYLEPGPDLVPDPEAAEALITPRTRAIVLVTPGNPSGVTAGPEAIERLAEVARRHDLALILDETYRSFRDTAEPAHRLLSDPQWEQTVVSLHSFSKDYAIPGYRVGAVVASPLLNREVMKLLDCVAICAPRIGQEAAWAGLTLAQEWRLARARELEEKRRRFAAVMAERPGGFELVSAGVFFGWMRHPFAGRSTEEVVRDLAIMYDTLVIPGTAFLPEDGRMLRASFSNVDQKSFADFANRLTAAGMSRTTIPAN, from the coding sequence TTGCGACTGAATCCGAGGACGGTGCGCCAGATCGACTCGCCGTTCGGCGAGGCAGGCGAATTGGAAAGTCGGCGCCGCGGGGAACGGGACCTGCTCGACCTCTCTCAGGCGGCGCCGTGTTATCCGGCCGCTCCGGCCGTGGTCGAGCACATCGCCGCCGTCGCGCGCGACCCCCACGGCGGGGACTACACCGACATCGCCGGATTGCCGCACCTGCGCGAGGCATTCGCCGCCGACCTCTCCCGAAGCTACCTGAGCCACGTGCGCGCGGAGCAGATCGTCATCACGGCGGGCTGCAACCAGGCCTTCTGCCTCGCGGTGTCCGTGCTGGCGGAGGCGGGCGACGAGGTGGTGCTGGCGGTGCCGTACTACCCGAACCACGACATGTGGCTGCGCCTGAACGGCATCCGGCCGGTCTACCTGGAGCCCGGCCCGGATCTCGTGCCGGACCCGGAGGCGGCCGAGGCGCTGATCACACCGCGGACCCGGGCGATCGTCTTGGTGACGCCGGGCAACCCCAGTGGGGTGACGGCCGGCCCTGAGGCGATCGAGCGCCTGGCGGAGGTGGCCAGACGGCATGACCTGGCGCTGATCCTCGACGAGACCTACCGCTCCTTTCGCGACACCGCCGAACCGGCGCACCGGCTTCTGTCCGACCCTCAGTGGGAGCAGACGGTGGTGAGCCTGCACAGTTTCTCGAAGGACTATGCCATTCCCGGCTACCGGGTGGGGGCTGTGGTCGCCTCGCCGCTGCTCAACCGCGAGGTGATGAAGCTGCTCGACTGTGTGGCGATCTGCGCGCCGCGCATCGGGCAGGAGGCCGCCTGGGCGGGCCTGACGCTGGCTCAGGAGTGGCGGCTCGCGCGGGCGCGCGAGCTTGAGGAGAAGCGGCGGCGCTTCGCCGCCGTGATGGCGGAGCGGCCGGGTGGCTTCGAGCTGGTCTCCGCAGGGGTCTTTTTCGGGTGGATGCGCCATCCGTTCGCCGGGCGCTCCACCGAGGAGGTCGTCCGGGACCTAGCGATCATGTATGACACGCTCGTCATTCCCGGTACGGCATTTCTTCCTGAAGATGGTCGGATGCTCCGGGCAAGTTTTAGCAATGTGGATCAGAAATCGTTTGCTGATTTCGCTAATCGCTTGACCGCTGCGGGAATGTCGCGCACGACCATACCGGCGAATTGA
- a CDS encoding branched-chain amino acid aminotransferase: MPISFEIRPSDHPVPDAERQAVLAAPGFGEHFTDHMATLRWTTEQGWHEARVEPYAPLSLDPATVVFHYAQEFFEGMKAYRQDGGAIVMFRPRWNAARFNRTARRLAAPQLPEDVFVRMLELLVTQEQDWVPSGDGNSLYLRPFMIATQRGLGFTLPSRSYLLCAIASPASYLGGGGTPRPLTVWLSEDYTRAAPGGTGDVKAACNYAPAFAAQQAAVARGCDQVVWLDAAEHVWVEEMGGMNLFFVYAAKDGRHRIMTPALTGTLLPGVTRDSLLHLAPTLGIDVEEGRISVDQWRAECASGELVEVFACGTAATVIPVGAVRSASGDWLVGDGGVGPVTLMLRQSLMDIQYGRAPDPFAWIHKVC, from the coding sequence ATGCCGATCTCCTTCGAGATCCGTCCCAGCGACCACCCCGTGCCGGACGCGGAACGGCAGGCCGTGCTGGCCGCGCCGGGGTTCGGCGAGCATTTCACCGACCACATGGCCACGCTGCGCTGGACGACCGAGCAGGGCTGGCATGAGGCCCGCGTGGAGCCGTACGCGCCGCTCAGCCTCGATCCGGCGACCGTGGTCTTCCACTACGCCCAGGAGTTCTTCGAGGGCATGAAGGCGTACAGGCAGGACGGCGGGGCGATCGTGATGTTCCGGCCGAGGTGGAACGCCGCCCGGTTCAACCGGACGGCGCGCCGGCTGGCGGCGCCCCAGTTGCCCGAGGACGTCTTCGTCAGGATGCTGGAGCTGCTGGTCACCCAGGAGCAGGACTGGGTGCCGTCGGGCGACGGCAACAGCCTCTACCTGCGCCCCTTCATGATCGCGACCCAGCGCGGTCTCGGCTTCACGCTGCCCTCGCGCAGCTACCTGCTGTGCGCCATCGCCTCCCCGGCGAGTTATCTCGGCGGCGGAGGCACGCCGAGGCCGCTCACGGTGTGGTTGTCGGAGGACTACACGCGCGCCGCTCCCGGTGGCACCGGCGACGTCAAGGCGGCCTGCAATTACGCTCCCGCGTTCGCCGCCCAGCAGGCGGCCGTGGCGCGTGGCTGCGACCAGGTGGTCTGGCTGGACGCTGCCGAGCACGTCTGGGTCGAGGAGATGGGCGGGATGAACCTGTTCTTCGTCTATGCCGCCAAGGACGGCCGGCACCGGATCATGACGCCCGCGCTGACCGGGACGCTGCTGCCCGGGGTGACCCGCGACTCGCTGCTTCACCTCGCGCCCACGCTCGGCATCGACGTCGAGGAGGGCCGGATCTCGGTCGATCAGTGGCGGGCGGAGTGTGCGTCCGGCGAGCTCGTCGAGGTGTTCGCCTGCGGCACGGCGGCCACCGTGATCCCGGTCGGCGCGGTCAGGAGCGCCTCGGGTGACTGGCTCGTCGGTGACGGCGGCGTGGGGCCGGTCACGCTCATGTTGCGCCAGAGCCTCATGGACATCCAGTACGGCCGCGCCCCCGACCCGTTCGCCTGGATTCATAAGGTTTGTTAA
- a CDS encoding cytochrome P450, whose translation MRDLASGELVYDPFSYRIHEDPYPVFAWMREHAPLYHNAERDFWALSRYEDVLSALRNPELFSSRNGISLEPDLWGPAAVKTSFFLALDPPDHGTMRRLLGNAFKPRWVAALEPRIRELTRARLAPVRDGGIFDFADFAAAVPNDVMCEVVGIPAADRDRIRADNDLLNHCEDGADERSGETIGAGLRLAVYYVNLIAELRKRPGDDLTSMMIEARIGGKPLTDSQLVAFLFLLVSAGNDSTGKLIGNAWYHGWRLPDVGEAGLNGRTREWAAETLRYDSPSQMMARTLTEDSVIHGVRLAKGARIALLPASANRDGRVFPDPDTFDLDRDTSKHIAFGHGPHFCLGAALAQLEIAVVLQEVGAVVSDYDLDLSAAQRVHSPHQRGFASLPSELTLRPQPLSAV comes from the coding sequence ATGCGCGACCTGGCATCGGGTGAGCTTGTCTACGACCCGTTCTCTTACCGGATCCACGAGGACCCGTATCCGGTGTTCGCCTGGATGCGCGAGCACGCACCGCTCTACCACAACGCCGAGCGGGACTTCTGGGCGCTGTCCCGCTACGAGGACGTCCTGTCCGCGCTGCGGAACCCGGAGTTGTTCTCCAGCCGTAACGGCATCTCCCTGGAGCCGGATCTGTGGGGGCCGGCCGCGGTCAAGACCAGCTTCTTCCTCGCCCTGGACCCTCCCGACCACGGCACGATGCGCCGCCTGCTGGGTAACGCGTTCAAGCCCCGGTGGGTGGCGGCGCTGGAGCCCCGGATACGGGAGCTGACGCGGGCCAGGCTGGCGCCGGTACGCGACGGCGGGATCTTCGACTTCGCGGACTTCGCGGCAGCCGTACCGAATGATGTCATGTGCGAGGTCGTCGGCATACCCGCGGCGGACCGCGACCGGATCCGCGCCGACAACGACCTGCTCAACCACTGCGAGGACGGCGCCGACGAGAGGTCGGGCGAGACCATCGGCGCGGGGCTGCGCCTCGCCGTCTACTACGTGAACCTGATCGCGGAGCTGCGCAAGCGGCCGGGCGACGACCTCACCTCGATGATGATCGAGGCGCGGATCGGAGGGAAGCCTCTGACGGACTCGCAGCTCGTGGCCTTCCTCTTCCTGCTCGTCAGCGCGGGCAACGACTCGACCGGCAAGCTGATCGGCAACGCCTGGTATCACGGGTGGCGCCTGCCCGACGTTGGCGAGGCGGGCCTGAACGGGCGGACGCGGGAGTGGGCGGCCGAGACGCTGCGCTACGACTCGCCCAGCCAGATGATGGCCAGGACGCTCACAGAGGACAGCGTCATCCACGGCGTCCGGCTGGCCAAAGGCGCCAGGATCGCGTTGCTGCCCGCTTCCGCCAACCGCGACGGGCGGGTCTTCCCCGACCCGGACACCTTCGACCTGGACCGCGACACGAGCAAGCACATCGCCTTCGGCCACGGCCCGCACTTCTGCCTCGGCGCGGCGCTGGCCCAGCTCGAGATCGCGGTCGTGCTGCAGGAGGTCGGCGCGGTGGTGTCGGACTACGACCTCGACCTGTCCGCCGCCCAGCGCGTCCACTCGCCACATCAGCGCGGGTTCGCCTCGCTGCCCTCCGAGCTCACCCTCCGCCCCCAACCGTTGTCCGCCGTCTGA